DNA sequence from the Methanococcus maripaludis genome:
TTTTGAAATAGTAAATGGAATTACAAAAAAAGAAAAGGAATACCTAAACCTTGCATCAAAACTTGTTATATCAACAATCCCTGCAGTTTTTGTCGGACTATTTTTTGGAGATTTTATAGAATCAGTTTTTTCATCAACCTTATTAATTGGGGTTTTTTTATCAATTACTGGAATATTAATGCTTCTTTCAGATAATTTAAATAAAAACCTAAAAACAATTAAATCTATTCCCTATCTTGATGCACTTATTATCGGAGTATTTCAAGCCTTTTCAGTGCTTCCAGGAATTTCAAGAAGCGGAACAACACTTTTTGCAGCGCTTTTTTTAGGTATAAACAAAGAAGATGCTGTAAAATATTCATTTTTAATGAGTCTTCCAGTAACCTTTGGTGCCGGGATATTAGAACTTCAAAAAATAACTTTTTCATCAGAACAGGTACTTGGATTTGTTATTTCATTTTTAACCGGACTTTTAGGGTTATATCTGGTTAAAAAAATGGTAATTGGTGGAAAACTTAAAATTTTTGGATATTACTGCTTTTTAGCGTCATTTTTTGTAATAATGTTTCTATAGAATAATTGATAAAAATTGAGGGATATTTTGAAAAAAGAATTGATATTACTTGGTATTTTAATTTCGATAGTATTTGCAGGATGTGTTGATCAAAACCCTGAAGAATATTATTTAGAAGGTGTTTTACAGTACGATGCTGGAAATTATACTGAATCGATAGATTTATTTGAAAAAGCAATTCAATTGGACCCCGAAGAATCGAAATATTGGCTCATGAAGGGAAAAGCGCTCTATAATTTGGAAAGATACGAAGAAGCAGTTGATTGCTACAATTATGTCATAAATGTAATTGAAGATGAATACAATAAAGATGTTTGGGCTGCAAAAGCAGACGCTTTAAGGTATATTGAAGGAAAAGAAGTCGAAGCAGAAATCGCTGAAGCAAGAGCAAAATAGATCATAAATAGAAATCTAAAATTAAAGGAATTTTTCAATTTTTGAAAGATCTGGAAATTTTAAAACTTCTTCCCCAATAATAATTGGAAAAATATCTTCTTTTTTAACTTTTTTTAAGTAGGGCGACATGAAGTTGCTTTCAAGTTCGTTTATCTTGACACCTGACGCAATGTGTGAAAATGCAGGTGCTACAAGTATTTTAAAATCATTTTGAACGATTTCAAGATAGCTTGGAAATCTCTGCTTATTTATTTCTAAAACGGGGTGCTCATGACCCATGATTAAAAGATCAAAGTTAAACTCAACATCAAATGGTTTATCCCCATGGACCATTAAAATCTT
Encoded proteins:
- a CDS encoding tetratricopeptide repeat protein gives rise to the protein MKKELILLGILISIVFAGCVDQNPEEYYLEGVLQYDAGNYTESIDLFEKAIQLDPEESKYWLMKGKALYNLERYEEAVDCYNYVINVIEDEYNKDVWAAKADALRYIEGKEVEAEIAEARAK
- a CDS encoding undecaprenyl-diphosphate phosphatase — its product is MEELILGIVQGLTEFLPISSSGHLAIFTAIFNSTPDVGYFAFLHLATFLAVLIFVKAEVFEIVNGITKKEKEYLNLASKLVISTIPAVFVGLFFGDFIESVFSSTLLIGVFLSITGILMLLSDNLNKNLKTIKSIPYLDALIIGVFQAFSVLPGISRSGTTLFAALFLGINKEDAVKYSFLMSLPVTFGAGILELQKITFSSEQVLGFVISFLTGLLGLYLVKKMVIGGKLKIFGYYCFLASFFVIMFL